From Elephas maximus indicus isolate mEleMax1 chromosome 1, mEleMax1 primary haplotype, whole genome shotgun sequence, a single genomic window includes:
- the CD86 gene encoding T-lymphocyte activation antigen CD86 isoform X4 produces the protein MGLKSILFVMALLLSVSTFPFLGAAAAIKTYFNETAYLPCQFINSQNISLDELVVFWQNQEKLVVYELYQGKEKFDNVDPKYKNRNISFDEENWTLRLHNVEIKDQGDYQCFIHHKGPKGLVPSHKMFPPTKLLVIANFSQPEIMEGSNSSSKSYRNLTCSSIQGYPQPEEMYFLLTTENSTIKYSTTMQKSQDNITELYNVSISWSYSGFHDTTNRSIICVLCVSEMCLFSKPYDIVPPKTHPPPKDDILWITALSLVIVGVTVFFLVRWKRKKKQPDLSRECRESETIKVEEALTL, from the exons TTTCCACTTTTCCCTTTTTAGGTGCTGCTGCCGCCATAAAGACTTATTTCAACGAGACTGCGTATTTGCCGTGTCAATTCATAAACTCTCAAAACATAAGCCTGGATGAGCTGGTAGTATTTTGGCAGAACCAGGAGAAGCTGGTTGTGTATGAGCTATACCAAGGCAAAGAGAAATTTGACAATGTTGATCCCAAGTATAAGAACCGCAACATAAGCTTCGATGAGGAGAATTGGACCCTGCGTCTCCACAACGTTGAAATCAAGGACCAGGGCGATTATCAATGCTTCATCCATCATAAAGGTCCTAAAGGCCTTGTTCCCAGCCACAAGATGTTCCCGCCCACTAAACTGTTAGTGATTG CTAACTTCAGCCAACCCGAAATAATGGAAGGTTCTAATTCTTCAAGCAAGTCTTACAGAAATTTGACCTGCTCTTCTATTCAAGGTTACCCACAGCCTGAGGAGATGTATTTTTTGCTAACAACTGAGAATTCAACTATCAAGTATTCTACTACCATGCAGAAATCTCAAGACAACATCACAGAACTATACAACGTTTCCATCAGCTGGTCTTACTCAGGCTTTCATGATACCACCAATAGGAGCATCATCTGTGTCCTCTGTGTCTCGGAGATGTGTCTTTTCTCCAAGCCTTACGATATAG TGCCACCTAAGACACACCCACCTCCGAAAGATGACATCCTGTGGATTACCGCCCTTTCGTTGGTCATTGTTGGTGTGACGGTATTCTTTCTAGTGCggtggaagaggaagaagaagcagCCTGACCTCTCTCGTGAATGTCGGGAAAGTG AAACCATCAAAGTGGAGGAGGCCCTGACCCTGTAA
- the CD86 gene encoding T-lymphocyte activation antigen CD86 isoform X3, whose translation MDLQHTMGLKSILFVMALLLSVSTFPFLGAAAAIKTYFNETAYLPCQFINSQNISLDELVVFWQNQEKLVVYELYQGKEKFDNVDPKYKNRNISFDEENWTLRLHNVEIKDQGDYQCFIHHKGPKGLVPSHKMFPPTKLLVIANFSQPEIMEGSNSSSKSYRNLTCSSIQGYPQPEEMYFLLTTENSTIKYSTTMQKSQDNITELYNVSISWSYSGFHDTTNRSIICVLCVSEMCLFSKPYDIVPPKTHPPPKDDILWITALSLVIVGVTVFFLVRWKRKKKQPDLSRECRESETIKVEEALTL comes from the exons TTTCCACTTTTCCCTTTTTAGGTGCTGCTGCCGCCATAAAGACTTATTTCAACGAGACTGCGTATTTGCCGTGTCAATTCATAAACTCTCAAAACATAAGCCTGGATGAGCTGGTAGTATTTTGGCAGAACCAGGAGAAGCTGGTTGTGTATGAGCTATACCAAGGCAAAGAGAAATTTGACAATGTTGATCCCAAGTATAAGAACCGCAACATAAGCTTCGATGAGGAGAATTGGACCCTGCGTCTCCACAACGTTGAAATCAAGGACCAGGGCGATTATCAATGCTTCATCCATCATAAAGGTCCTAAAGGCCTTGTTCCCAGCCACAAGATGTTCCCGCCCACTAAACTGTTAGTGATTG CTAACTTCAGCCAACCCGAAATAATGGAAGGTTCTAATTCTTCAAGCAAGTCTTACAGAAATTTGACCTGCTCTTCTATTCAAGGTTACCCACAGCCTGAGGAGATGTATTTTTTGCTAACAACTGAGAATTCAACTATCAAGTATTCTACTACCATGCAGAAATCTCAAGACAACATCACAGAACTATACAACGTTTCCATCAGCTGGTCTTACTCAGGCTTTCATGATACCACCAATAGGAGCATCATCTGTGTCCTCTGTGTCTCGGAGATGTGTCTTTTCTCCAAGCCTTACGATATAG TGCCACCTAAGACACACCCACCTCCGAAAGATGACATCCTGTGGATTACCGCCCTTTCGTTGGTCATTGTTGGTGTGACGGTATTCTTTCTAGTGCggtggaagaggaagaagaagcagCCTGACCTCTCTCGTGAATGTCGGGAAAGTG AAACCATCAAAGTGGAGGAGGCCCTGACCCTGTAA
- the CD86 gene encoding T-lymphocyte activation antigen CD86 isoform X5: protein MDLQHTMGLKSILFVMALLLSGAAAAIKTYFNETAYLPCQFINSQNISLDELVVFWQNQEKLVVYELYQGKEKFDNVDPKYKNRNISFDEENWTLRLHNVEIKDQGDYQCFIHHKGPKGLVPSHKMFPPTKLLVIANFSQPEIMEGSNSSSKSYRNLTCSSIQGYPQPEEMYFLLTTENSTIKYSTTMQKSQDNITELYNVSISWSYSGFHDTTNRSIICVLCVSEMCLFSKPYDIVPPKTHPPPKDDILWITALSLVIVGVTVFFLVRWKRKKKQPDLSRECRESETIKVEEALTL from the exons GTGCTGCTGCCGCCATAAAGACTTATTTCAACGAGACTGCGTATTTGCCGTGTCAATTCATAAACTCTCAAAACATAAGCCTGGATGAGCTGGTAGTATTTTGGCAGAACCAGGAGAAGCTGGTTGTGTATGAGCTATACCAAGGCAAAGAGAAATTTGACAATGTTGATCCCAAGTATAAGAACCGCAACATAAGCTTCGATGAGGAGAATTGGACCCTGCGTCTCCACAACGTTGAAATCAAGGACCAGGGCGATTATCAATGCTTCATCCATCATAAAGGTCCTAAAGGCCTTGTTCCCAGCCACAAGATGTTCCCGCCCACTAAACTGTTAGTGATTG CTAACTTCAGCCAACCCGAAATAATGGAAGGTTCTAATTCTTCAAGCAAGTCTTACAGAAATTTGACCTGCTCTTCTATTCAAGGTTACCCACAGCCTGAGGAGATGTATTTTTTGCTAACAACTGAGAATTCAACTATCAAGTATTCTACTACCATGCAGAAATCTCAAGACAACATCACAGAACTATACAACGTTTCCATCAGCTGGTCTTACTCAGGCTTTCATGATACCACCAATAGGAGCATCATCTGTGTCCTCTGTGTCTCGGAGATGTGTCTTTTCTCCAAGCCTTACGATATAG TGCCACCTAAGACACACCCACCTCCGAAAGATGACATCCTGTGGATTACCGCCCTTTCGTTGGTCATTGTTGGTGTGACGGTATTCTTTCTAGTGCggtggaagaggaagaagaagcagCCTGACCTCTCTCGTGAATGTCGGGAAAGTG AAACCATCAAAGTGGAGGAGGCCCTGACCCTGTAA